A window from Caulobacter sp. X encodes these proteins:
- a CDS encoding heme-binding protein, with amino-acid sequence MRKSLTLIAAGLCLFGAPALAQTAAPPPAPHPAYSGRVITLAEAKSVVAAAEAEARKKGWSMVITVVESNGAVVLSEKMDGAQYGSGEVALKKALTAANFRRPTSEFQNAVKAGTLNAIFTGAMAIEGGELLLVDGKIVGAIGVSGGSAPEDGIVARAAAATLK; translated from the coding sequence ATGAGAAAGTCCCTGACGCTGATCGCCGCCGGCCTCTGCCTGTTCGGCGCGCCCGCCCTGGCCCAGACGGCCGCGCCGCCGCCCGCGCCCCATCCAGCCTATTCCGGCCGGGTGATCACTCTGGCCGAGGCCAAGTCGGTGGTCGCCGCCGCCGAGGCCGAGGCGCGCAAGAAAGGCTGGTCCATGGTCATCACGGTGGTCGAGTCCAACGGCGCGGTCGTGCTCTCCGAAAAGATGGACGGCGCTCAGTACGGCTCGGGCGAGGTGGCGCTGAAGAAGGCCCTTACCGCCGCCAACTTCCGCCGTCCGACCTCCGAGTTCCAGAACGCGGTGAAGGCCGGCACGCTGAACGCCATCTTCACCGGCGCCATGGCGATCGAGGGCGGCGAGCTGCTGCTGGTCGACGGCAAGATCGTCGGCGCGATCGGCGTCTCGGGGGGCTCGGCGCCGGAGGACGGGATTGTAGCCCGCGCCGCCGCCGCGACACTCAAATAA
- a CDS encoding type 1 glutamine amidotransferase family protein codes for MTVAVAFLQPGWADWEAGPVLALLREHLKVQIEIATPTGDPETSIGGILAAADYRFDDPVLSDADLFILIGSDEWSKGEAAGITALLRQAFADGKPVAGICAGTTALARAGLFEGRKHTSNGKDWLEGVVPGYAGAEHYVDTPKAVTDGKVVSASGLAPVTFAAAVARLVAPEAEEMIAGYETMFAQEFSDA; via the coding sequence ATGACTGTCGCCGTCGCCTTTCTGCAGCCGGGTTGGGCCGATTGGGAGGCTGGTCCCGTGCTGGCCCTGCTGCGCGAGCACCTGAAGGTTCAGATCGAGATCGCCACTCCGACCGGCGATCCGGAGACCTCGATCGGGGGGATCCTGGCCGCCGCCGACTATAGGTTCGACGATCCGGTGCTCAGCGACGCCGACCTCTTCATCCTGATCGGCAGCGATGAATGGTCGAAGGGCGAGGCCGCTGGGATCACGGCCCTGCTGCGCCAGGCCTTCGCCGACGGCAAGCCGGTGGCCGGCATCTGCGCCGGCACGACCGCCTTGGCGCGCGCGGGTCTTTTCGAGGGCCGCAAGCACACCTCCAACGGCAAGGATTGGCTGGAAGGCGTCGTTCCGGGCTATGCGGGCGCGGAGCACTATGTCGACACGCCGAAGGCGGTGACGGATGGCAAGGTCGTCAGCGCCTCGGGCCTGGCCCCGGTCACCTTCGCCGCCGCGGTGGCGCGCCTCGTGGCTCCAGAAGCTGAGGAGATGATCGCCGGCTACGAGACGATGTTCGCTCAAGAGTTTTCCGACGCGTGA
- a CDS encoding YqaA family protein: MLRRLYDWVMGLAASRHAPTSLFAVSFAESSFFPIPPDVMLAPMCLAKPEKAWRYALICTIASVLGGILGYAIGYFLRDFGLWIMAATGHSGGLEQFQCWYGKYGVWVILAKGLTPIPYKLVTIASGLAAFSFPIFIVASTLTRGARFFLVAFIIKKFGPALLPVVERRLALFAGILIALIVIGLTASHFIGGSGHGGACVA; this comes from the coding sequence ATGCTGCGTCGCCTCTACGACTGGGTCATGGGCTTGGCCGCCTCCCGTCACGCCCCCACCAGCCTGTTCGCCGTGTCGTTCGCCGAGAGCTCGTTCTTCCCGATTCCGCCGGACGTGATGCTGGCGCCGATGTGCCTGGCCAAGCCCGAGAAGGCCTGGCGCTACGCCCTGATCTGCACGATCGCGTCGGTGCTGGGCGGGATTCTCGGCTATGCGATCGGTTACTTCCTGCGCGACTTCGGCCTGTGGATCATGGCGGCGACCGGCCATTCCGGCGGGCTTGAGCAGTTCCAGTGCTGGTACGGCAAGTACGGCGTCTGGGTGATCCTGGCCAAGGGCCTGACGCCGATCCCCTACAAGCTGGTGACGATCGCCTCGGGCCTGGCGGCCTTCAGCTTCCCGATCTTCATCGTCGCCTCGACCCTGACGCGGGGCGCGCGATTTTTCCTTGTCGCCTTCATCATCAAGAAGTTCGGCCCCGCCCTGCTGCCGGTGGTCGAGCGTCGCCTGGCCCTGTTCGCCGGAATCTTGATCGCCCTCATTGTCATCGGCCTGACCGCGAGCCATTTCATTGGCGGTAGCGGACACGGCGGAGCCTGCGTGGCATGA
- a CDS encoding P1 family peptidase — MPRPGPRNLITDVPGLTVGCVEDEAVRTGVTVLLCPEAWTAAVDVRGGGPAVRETDTLRPENSFSRAHAICLSGGSVFGLGAADGAAIALSARDVGVKLAAGSPAIPIVPAASLHDLGNGGDKAWGLAPPYRQLGMKAVEAAGVDFPLGSVGAGRGAMAGVVKGGLGSASLDLGDGLIVGALVAANPVGSVYMPDGETFWAWPFEIDSEFGGRRPGPMPTAIEPMPDDSKLGAMGRLRPGANTTLAIVATTADLSTAEAQRMAMMAHDGMGRAIRPAHTTFDGDIVFALASGATALGEGPGRSAGLARLGSSAADCLARAIARAVFEARAA; from the coding sequence ATGCCTCGTCCTGGCCCGCGTAACCTGATCACCGACGTCCCCGGCCTGACCGTGGGCTGTGTCGAGGACGAGGCCGTTCGCACCGGCGTGACGGTGCTGCTGTGCCCCGAGGCCTGGACGGCGGCGGTCGATGTGCGCGGCGGCGGACCGGCCGTGCGCGAAACCGACACCCTGCGCCCAGAAAACAGCTTCTCTCGCGCCCACGCGATATGCCTGTCGGGCGGATCCGTGTTCGGTCTGGGGGCCGCCGACGGCGCGGCGATCGCCCTCTCTGCGCGCGATGTCGGGGTCAAGCTGGCGGCGGGCTCTCCGGCGATCCCGATCGTGCCGGCCGCGTCGCTGCACGACCTGGGCAACGGCGGCGACAAGGCCTGGGGCCTCGCCCCGCCCTATCGCCAGCTTGGCATGAAGGCGGTGGAGGCCGCCGGCGTCGACTTCCCGCTAGGCTCGGTTGGCGCGGGCCGGGGCGCCATGGCGGGCGTGGTCAAGGGCGGCCTCGGCTCGGCCTCTCTGGACCTGGGCGACGGCCTCATCGTCGGCGCGCTGGTGGCGGCCAATCCGGTCGGCTCGGTCTACATGCCCGACGGCGAGACCTTCTGGGCCTGGCCGTTCGAAATCGACAGCGAGTTTGGCGGACGGCGTCCCGGCCCGATGCCGACGGCGATCGAGCCGATGCCCGACGACAGCAAGCTGGGCGCCATGGGCCGCCTGCGCCCCGGCGCCAACACCACCCTGGCGATCGTGGCGACGACCGCCGACCTCAGCACGGCCGAGGCGCAACGCATGGCGATGATGGCGCACGACGGCATGGGGCGCGCGATTCGCCCGGCCCATACGACCTTCGACGGCGACATCGTCTTCGCCCTGGCCTCGGGCGCGACGGCTCTGGGCGAAGGTCCTGGACGGTCGGCGGGCCTCGCGCGCCTTGGGTCGTCGGCGGCGGATTGCCTGGCGCGCGCCATCGCCCGCGCCGTGTTCGAAGCTAGGGCGGCGTGA
- a CDS encoding alpha/beta hydrolase: MTPAPHAFETPRRHRRRDLDGPPILIVPGLYNSGPDHWQTHWERELPNAERVEQQDWERPLLGDWTISLAEAVRQRPGAILVAHSLGCALVAHFAQVTGGRGVGGAMLVAPADVNREGPAGRLLVGFSPIPRQRLPFPSLVVASRNDPYVEIERAEAFARGWGAEFVDLGRAGHINVDSGHGAWPKGRTLLKGLVDRVAATRRL; this comes from the coding sequence ATGACCCCCGCCCCGCACGCCTTCGAAACGCCGCGCCGCCATCGCCGCCGCGACCTCGACGGACCACCGATCCTGATCGTGCCGGGCCTGTACAATTCCGGCCCGGATCACTGGCAGACCCATTGGGAGCGCGAGCTTCCGAACGCCGAGCGCGTCGAGCAGCAGGATTGGGAGCGCCCGTTGCTTGGCGACTGGACGATCAGCCTGGCCGAAGCGGTGCGCCAGCGGCCGGGCGCGATCCTGGTCGCCCACAGCCTGGGCTGCGCCCTCGTCGCCCACTTCGCTCAAGTCACGGGGGGGCGCGGCGTGGGCGGGGCTATGCTGGTCGCGCCGGCCGACGTCAATCGTGAGGGTCCGGCCGGACGTCTGCTGGTCGGTTTCTCGCCGATCCCCCGCCAGCGCCTGCCCTTCCCCAGCCTAGTCGTCGCCAGCCGCAACGACCCCTATGTCGAGATCGAGCGCGCCGAAGCCTTCGCCCGTGGCTGGGGCGCCGAGTTCGTCGACCTCGGCCGCGCCGGCCACATCAACGTCGATTCTGGCCACGGCGCTTGGCCGAAGGGCCGGACCTTGCTCAAGGGCCTAGTCGACCGGGTCGCAGCGACGCGGCGACTCTAG
- the msrB gene encoding peptide-methionine (R)-S-oxide reductase MsrB gives MTDAAALSTAGFDLTPPTEPERERLEADLTAEEARVLLHHGTEAPFCGGLLGEKSPGAYCCRLCGLPLFKHETKFESGTGWPSFYAPFAEDHVIGVRDTSYGMVRIETRCARCDSHQGHVFPDGPPPTQLRYCINSVSLQFVKSGDPLPDPLHRGDKIG, from the coding sequence ATGACAGACGCAGCCGCCCTTTCAACCGCCGGGTTCGATCTCACTCCGCCGACGGAGCCCGAACGCGAACGCCTGGAGGCCGACCTGACGGCCGAGGAAGCGCGCGTCCTTCTGCACCATGGCACCGAGGCCCCGTTCTGCGGCGGCCTGCTGGGCGAGAAGAGCCCCGGCGCCTACTGCTGCCGCCTCTGCGGCCTGCCGCTGTTCAAGCACGAGACCAAGTTCGAAAGCGGCACCGGCTGGCCCAGCTTCTACGCGCCGTTCGCCGAGGATCACGTGATCGGCGTACGCGACACCTCGTACGGCATGGTTCGGATCGAGACCCGCTGCGCCCGTTGCGACAGCCACCAGGGCCACGTCTTCCCGGATGGTCCTCCCCCGACCCAACTGCGCTACTGCATCAACTCGGTGTCTCTGCAGTTCGTGAAGTCGGGCGATCCCCTGCCCGATCCGCTGCACCGGGGCGACAAGATCGGCTGA
- a CDS encoding N-acetylmuramoyl-L-alanine amidase — MADPFPPGRGSVEAAGRLNVRRDKPRTTSLKARVIEAGTRFPVRNSVTGDLVSGVSQWFDLGGGEYVWAGGCRDFQPLVEEDAERPDRHHLHDYVPPRFKVAAGVRHRVQGRRPSGLEGLIVHFDAYRIKKAGNGAEDSDARSLDMMRSGQANGFHYGEISRTGTIFLPENFEWSEWGSHAGVSQCPVTQRSGVSRYYVGVEMNNPGRLYEAQEDGVFCPWFNAVRDAAGNVVLDGRGRCQRKSIHDEWFAASEVRTVEADGNIKAGTYLPYSFDQFEALTNLCLYLAKTFPTTFSLDRVLGHDEVAPQRKNDPGGALADPARLMTMAAFRAYLKSLI, encoded by the coding sequence ATGGCGGATCCATTTCCACCTGGGCGGGGATCGGTCGAGGCGGCGGGGCGGCTGAATGTCCGACGAGACAAGCCGCGCACGACCTCGCTCAAGGCGAGGGTCATCGAGGCTGGGACCCGCTTTCCCGTCAGGAATTCCGTTACGGGCGACCTCGTCTCAGGCGTCAGCCAGTGGTTCGATCTCGGCGGCGGCGAGTACGTCTGGGCTGGCGGGTGCAGGGATTTCCAACCGCTGGTCGAGGAGGACGCCGAACGTCCCGATCGTCATCACCTTCATGACTATGTCCCGCCCCGCTTTAAGGTCGCGGCGGGCGTCCGCCATCGCGTCCAAGGCCGCCGGCCGAGCGGGCTGGAAGGGCTGATCGTCCACTTCGACGCCTATCGCATCAAGAAGGCCGGAAACGGCGCGGAGGACTCCGACGCCCGCAGCCTGGACATGATGCGGTCGGGCCAGGCCAACGGCTTCCACTACGGCGAGATCAGTCGCACCGGGACGATCTTCCTGCCCGAGAACTTCGAGTGGAGCGAGTGGGGCTCCCACGCCGGCGTCAGCCAATGCCCCGTGACCCAGAGGAGCGGGGTCTCGCGCTACTATGTCGGCGTCGAGATGAACAATCCTGGCCGTCTCTACGAGGCGCAGGAGGATGGCGTCTTCTGCCCCTGGTTCAACGCGGTTCGCGACGCGGCTGGCAATGTCGTGCTCGACGGGCGCGGGCGCTGCCAAAGGAAATCGATCCACGACGAATGGTTCGCCGCTTCGGAGGTCCGCACCGTCGAGGCCGACGGCAACATCAAGGCTGGGACCTATCTGCCCTATAGCTTCGACCAGTTCGAGGCGCTGACGAACCTTTGCCTGTACCTAGCGAAGACCTTCCCGACGACCTTCAGCCTGGATCGGGTGCTCGGCCATGACGAGGTGGCGCCTCAGCGTAAGAACGATCCGGGCGGAGCCTTGGCCGACCCCGCCCGTCTGATGACCATGGCCGCGTTCCGGGCCTATCTGAAGTCGCTTATTTGA
- a CDS encoding DUF3297 family protein has protein sequence MSDTPPDRLSVNPDSPYYDADLLERGIGIRFKGVEKTNVEEYCISEKWVRVAAGKTLDRKGNPMTIKLQGEVEAYFRDTAEG, from the coding sequence ATGAGCGACACGCCTCCCGACCGCCTCTCCGTCAATCCCGACAGCCCCTACTACGACGCCGATCTGCTGGAACGCGGCATCGGCATCCGCTTCAAGGGCGTCGAGAAGACCAATGTCGAGGAATACTGCATCAGCGAGAAGTGGGTGCGCGTCGCGGCCGGCAAGACGCTGGACCGCAAGGGCAACCCGATGACCATCAAGCTGCAGGGCGAGGTCGAGGCCTATTTCCGCGACACCGCCGAAGGCTGA
- a CDS encoding MarR family winged helix-turn-helix transcriptional regulator yields MTATVSPLTPGAPDAPEAGVSLSDYVPYRLATASAAVSRLIARAYEDRFGLTIPQWRLMSVLAEGALTQHAAVTRTAMDKVRVSRAAQDLVVRRLVARTTVRSDRRSHTLELTAAGRRLFAEIAPLALAYEATLLAGLAPSEVATFKRLLNHLETAAIQLAGGETITPP; encoded by the coding sequence ATGACCGCCACGGTCTCTCCGCTTACGCCGGGCGCGCCTGACGCGCCCGAAGCCGGTGTCAGTCTTTCCGATTACGTACCCTATCGCCTGGCCACCGCCTCGGCGGCCGTCAGCCGCCTGATCGCCCGCGCCTATGAGGACCGCTTCGGACTGACGATCCCGCAGTGGCGCCTGATGTCCGTTCTGGCCGAGGGGGCGCTGACCCAGCACGCCGCCGTCACCCGCACGGCCATGGACAAGGTCCGCGTCAGCCGCGCCGCTCAGGATCTGGTGGTTCGCCGCCTGGTCGCCCGCACCACGGTGCGCTCGGACCGCCGCTCGCACACCCTGGAGCTGACGGCCGCCGGTCGCCGGCTGTTCGCCGAGATCGCGCCTCTGGCCCTGGCCTATGAGGCCACGCTGTTGGCCGGCCTGGCGCCCAGCGAGGTCGCGACCTTCAAGCGTCTGCTGAACCATCTTGAGACCGCCGCCATCCAGCTAGCCGGCGGCGAGACGATCACGCCGCCCTAG
- a CDS encoding LamG-like jellyroll fold domain-containing protein has product MTAFKGFGELSRPIGRRVVLGGVGALSAGVDAFAMGRRPPRDAPDQTRWIFDRLTNIGGFATTVEGDPRLVDTPYGKAVQFDGVDDRLVIDRHPLAGMSQFTFEALFRPDGGVFAQRWFHLNEEDPTPDAPPSVTRMLFEIRVTGEAWSLDAFATGPGYKQTLLFQDKTFPVGRWCWVAQSYDGRTYRAFVNGQLQGEVEMAFKPQGQGRSSVGARMNKIDYFKGAVREARFTPRALPPEALLRVTPA; this is encoded by the coding sequence ATGACCGCGTTTAAGGGCTTCGGCGAGCTGTCGCGACCGATCGGGCGGCGAGTCGTGCTCGGCGGCGTGGGCGCGCTGTCGGCGGGCGTCGACGCTTTCGCCATGGGGCGGCGGCCGCCGCGCGACGCGCCCGACCAGACGCGCTGGATCTTCGATCGCCTGACCAACATTGGCGGCTTCGCCACGACGGTCGAGGGCGATCCGCGCCTAGTAGACACGCCCTACGGCAAAGCCGTGCAGTTCGACGGCGTTGACGACCGTCTGGTCATCGATCGCCATCCTCTGGCCGGCATGTCCCAGTTCACCTTCGAGGCGCTGTTCCGGCCCGACGGCGGTGTCTTCGCTCAGCGCTGGTTCCATCTGAACGAAGAAGACCCGACGCCCGACGCTCCGCCTTCGGTCACCCGTATGCTGTTCGAGATCCGCGTGACCGGCGAGGCCTGGAGCCTGGACGCCTTCGCCACGGGACCTGGCTACAAGCAGACCCTGCTGTTCCAGGACAAGACCTTCCCGGTCGGCCGCTGGTGCTGGGTCGCCCAGAGCTATGACGGGCGGACCTACCGCGCCTTCGTCAACGGTCAGCTGCAGGGCGAAGTCGAGATGGCCTTCAAGCCGCAAGGGCAGGGACGTTCGTCGGTCGGCGCCCGGATGAACAAGATCGACTACTTCAAGGGCGCGGTGCGCGAGGCCCGCTTCACGCCGCGCGCCTTGCCGCCGGAAGCCTTGCTACGCGTGACGCCGGCCTAG
- a CDS encoding TonB-dependent hemoglobin/transferrin/lactoferrin family receptor → MSRLKLAALAAASTAALLASTALAAENATAPADATEVDKVTVTATRSEKPVSKAPATVSVISADEMEDGLVKDIKDLVRDEPGVAVRTAPARFTAAGASTGRDGNAGFNIRGLEGNRVLIVVDGVRVPDGFAFGAQSTGRGDYVDLDILKSVEIVRGPASALYGADGLAGSVSFITKDPSDILKPGQNVAGRARASYASADESWSESLVLAGRTDRWEAMLAYTRRDGEGQKTAGTNDSANTDRTTANPEDNQSNAVLGKLIYSPNDRNRFRLTVDHLDRDVDWTVLSAIAKPPLASTSVIGLTAFDRMKRDRVSLDHRFDGGTGLIEAAQTTLYWQRSKTRQFSAEDRNTAADRTRDATFDNRVFGAGVELHSRFETGAFAHDVVWGGDASITRQQGTRDGTVPPAGETFPGKAFPTTDFTLAGLYVQDEIKAGPVTIYPAVRLDYYKLDPKADPLFTTAASGQSDTHLSPKIGLVWDATDLVTLFANLAAGFKAPSPSQVNTGFANLVSNYKSISNPDLKPETSRTLEGGIRLHRDRWRVALTGFTGEYDDFIEQVQVSGNFTAANPAVYQYVNLSGVKISGAEAKGSFDLGSGFTAKAAVSYARGSSRTNGVNTPLASIDPVKITGGVNYRAPSGKFGGELSVIHSDRKSAGRAGVTCAGTGGSSANNCFMPPSFTVADLTGWWAVTDAVTVRAGVFNLTDEKYWWWSDMRGLADSSTVKDAYSQPGRNYSVSLALKF, encoded by the coding sequence ATGTCTCGCCTGAAGCTGGCCGCCCTGGCGGCCGCCTCGACCGCCGCCCTGCTCGCCTCGACAGCCTTGGCCGCTGAAAACGCCACCGCGCCCGCCGACGCCACCGAAGTCGACAAGGTCACCGTGACGGCCACGCGTTCGGAGAAGCCTGTGTCGAAGGCGCCGGCGACCGTCAGCGTCATCTCGGCCGACGAGATGGAGGACGGGCTGGTGAAGGACATCAAGGACCTGGTCCGCGACGAACCCGGCGTCGCTGTGCGCACCGCCCCCGCCCGCTTCACGGCCGCCGGCGCCTCGACCGGGCGCGACGGCAACGCCGGCTTCAACATCCGCGGCCTGGAAGGCAATCGCGTGCTGATCGTGGTCGACGGCGTGCGCGTGCCGGACGGCTTCGCGTTCGGCGCCCAGTCAACCGGACGCGGCGATTATGTGGATCTCGACATCCTGAAATCGGTCGAGATCGTGCGCGGCCCCGCCTCGGCGCTCTATGGCGCGGACGGCCTGGCGGGCTCGGTCAGCTTTATCACCAAGGATCCGTCCGACATCCTCAAGCCGGGCCAGAACGTGGCCGGGCGGGCGCGGGCGTCCTACGCCTCGGCGGATGAAAGCTGGAGCGAGAGCTTGGTCCTGGCGGGGCGCACGGACCGCTGGGAAGCTATGCTGGCCTATACCCGCCGCGACGGAGAGGGCCAGAAGACGGCCGGGACCAACGACTCGGCCAACACCGACCGCACCACCGCCAACCCCGAGGACAACCAGTCCAACGCCGTCCTGGGCAAGCTGATCTACAGCCCCAATGACCGCAACCGTTTCCGCCTGACCGTGGACCATCTGGACCGCGATGTGGATTGGACGGTGCTCTCGGCCATCGCCAAGCCGCCGCTGGCCTCGACCAGCGTGATCGGCCTGACCGCCTTCGACCGCATGAAGCGCGATCGCGTCAGCCTGGACCACCGCTTCGACGGCGGAACGGGCCTGATCGAGGCCGCCCAGACCACGCTCTACTGGCAGCGCAGCAAGACCCGCCAGTTCTCGGCCGAGGACCGCAACACCGCCGCCGACCGCACGCGCGACGCGACCTTCGACAACCGCGTGTTCGGCGCGGGCGTCGAGCTTCATAGCCGTTTCGAGACCGGCGCCTTCGCCCACGACGTCGTCTGGGGCGGCGACGCCTCGATCACGCGTCAGCAGGGCACGCGCGACGGCACGGTCCCGCCGGCCGGCGAGACCTTCCCCGGCAAGGCCTTCCCGACCACCGACTTCACCCTGGCTGGCCTTTATGTGCAGGACGAGATCAAGGCTGGACCGGTGACGATCTATCCGGCCGTCCGCCTCGACTACTACAAGCTGGATCCCAAGGCCGATCCGCTGTTCACGACGGCCGCTTCCGGCCAGAGCGACACGCACCTCAGCCCCAAGATCGGGCTGGTCTGGGACGCGACGGACCTGGTGACGCTGTTCGCCAACCTGGCCGCCGGCTTCAAGGCCCCTTCCCCGTCGCAGGTCAACACCGGCTTCGCCAACCTAGTCTCGAACTACAAGTCGATCTCGAACCCGGACCTGAAGCCCGAGACCAGCCGCACGCTCGAGGGCGGCATTCGCCTGCATCGGGACCGCTGGCGGGTGGCGTTGACGGGCTTCACCGGCGAGTACGACGACTTCATCGAGCAGGTGCAGGTCTCGGGGAACTTCACCGCCGCCAATCCGGCGGTCTACCAGTACGTAAACCTGTCGGGCGTGAAGATCAGCGGGGCCGAGGCGAAGGGGTCGTTCGACCTGGGCTCCGGATTCACGGCCAAGGCGGCGGTCTCGTATGCGCGGGGCTCCTCGCGGACCAATGGCGTCAACACGCCGCTGGCCTCGATCGATCCGGTGAAGATCACGGGCGGGGTCAACTACCGCGCGCCTTCGGGCAAGTTCGGCGGCGAGCTCAGCGTGATCCACTCGGATCGCAAGTCCGCCGGCCGCGCCGGGGTCACCTGCGCGGGGACCGGCGGCAGTTCGGCCAATAACTGCTTCATGCCGCCGTCGTTCACGGTAGCCGACCTGACGGGTTGGTGGGCGGTGACGGACGCCGTGACGGTCCGCGCCGGCGTCTTCAACCTGACCGACGAGAAGTACTGGTGGTGGAGCGACATGCGCGGCTTGGCCGACAGCTCGACCGTCAAGGACGCCTACAGCCAGCCTGGACGCAACTACAGCGTCTCCCTCGCGCTGAAGTTCTAG
- a CDS encoding DUF4198 domain-containing protein: MIRSLRAGLLGGALALGLAVTAAQAHSPYLLPSVFDASDRKLITVEGAFTESFFTPEVVMKSDAYAVIGPDGTRTALSPTYLRQLAVFEVATEAPGTYRITTGQRAGRVAKAALVGGEWKFFEGEKAPADAIDMQSLTTAEVYVTRGAPSDAALAPIGKGLEFRPITHPSKIVTGRPVVFEALFDGKPLAGLTVTLSAADDRYADVKSPPKILVSDAKGQVAFKVERSGVYQIQGRHRVASAGQGRPGQSHTYALTFESLP, from the coding sequence ATGATCCGTTCTCTTCGCGCCGGCCTGCTGGGCGGCGCGCTCGCGCTAGGCCTCGCCGTGACGGCCGCCCAGGCTCATTCGCCCTATCTTTTGCCCAGCGTGTTCGACGCTTCGGACCGCAAGCTGATCACTGTCGAGGGGGCGTTCACCGAAAGTTTCTTCACGCCCGAGGTGGTGATGAAGTCCGACGCCTACGCGGTGATCGGTCCCGATGGGACGCGCACGGCGCTGTCCCCGACCTACCTGCGCCAACTGGCGGTCTTCGAAGTGGCGACCGAGGCGCCGGGCACCTATCGCATCACGACGGGCCAGCGGGCTGGTCGGGTCGCCAAGGCCGCTCTGGTCGGCGGGGAGTGGAAATTCTTCGAAGGCGAGAAGGCGCCGGCCGACGCCATCGACATGCAGAGCCTTACGACCGCCGAGGTCTATGTCACGCGCGGCGCGCCGAGCGACGCGGCCTTGGCCCCCATCGGGAAAGGGCTGGAGTTCCGCCCGATCACTCATCCCAGCAAGATCGTCACCGGGCGGCCGGTCGTGTTCGAAGCTCTGTTCGACGGTAAGCCGCTGGCCGGCCTGACGGTGACGCTCAGCGCGGCCGACGACCGCTACGCCGACGTCAAGTCGCCGCCGAAGATTCTGGTCAGCGACGCCAAGGGGCAGGTGGCCTTCAAGGTTGAGCGGTCCGGCGTCTACCAGATCCAGGGCCGCCACCGGGTGGCGTCCGCGGGACAGGGGCGGCCCGGCCAAAGCCACACCTACGCCCTGACCTTCGAATCCCTCCCGTGA
- a CDS encoding disulfide bond formation protein B, producing MTSESATGETKGLVGRVYDLVTRRWPLLAFLSSALMLVIAHAFERFGGLAPCHLCLKQREIYWAAGTVGLIAFALQRTPLWPRLRMPANLLLGALFLYGAGLATYHAGAEWKWWPGPSSCSGVGYAGAADLEAMLKGTAKIKAPACDKAAWVFLGLSMAGWNVLISLKLAVWSVLAALRKSEASV from the coding sequence ATGACGAGCGAGAGCGCCACGGGCGAAACGAAGGGCCTTGTCGGTCGCGTCTACGATCTGGTCACGCGGCGCTGGCCGCTGCTGGCTTTCCTGTCCAGCGCGCTGATGCTGGTCATCGCCCATGCCTTCGAGCGCTTTGGCGGCCTCGCGCCCTGCCACCTCTGCCTGAAGCAGCGCGAGATCTATTGGGCGGCCGGAACGGTCGGCCTGATCGCCTTCGCCCTGCAACGCACGCCGCTGTGGCCGCGGCTGCGAATGCCGGCCAATCTGCTGCTGGGCGCGCTGTTCCTGTATGGGGCGGGCCTGGCGACCTATCACGCCGGCGCCGAATGGAAGTGGTGGCCGGGCCCCTCGTCCTGTTCGGGCGTGGGCTATGCCGGCGCGGCGGATCTCGAAGCGATGCTGAAAGGCACGGCCAAGATCAAGGCCCCGGCCTGCGACAAGGCCGCCTGGGTATTCCTTGGTCTGTCGATGGCGGGCTGGAACGTGCTCATCTCGCTGAAACTGGCCGTCTGGTCCGTCCTGGCGGCGCTGCGCAAGTCGGAAGCCTCGGTATGA
- a CDS encoding demethoxyubiquinone hydroxylase family protein, which translates to MSKPTPPRPGQGALKTRLGEILRVDQAGELAAVHIYRGQAAVMRNAPGRERIADQLKEMEGHEQVHLSRFNDLLTERGVRPTLMSPVWRAAAFALGAGTALMGDKAAHACTEAVESVIEKHYAGQIAELKDRDPELAAELSQFRDDELAHRDLAVEEGAREAPGYPLLSAVIQAGCRAAIKISEKI; encoded by the coding sequence ATGAGCAAACCCACACCTCCCCGTCCCGGCCAGGGCGCCCTGAAGACCCGTCTCGGCGAGATCCTCCGCGTCGATCAGGCCGGCGAGCTGGCCGCCGTCCACATCTATCGCGGCCAGGCGGCCGTGATGCGGAACGCCCCCGGCCGCGAGCGGATCGCCGACCAGCTGAAGGAGATGGAGGGCCACGAACAGGTCCACCTCTCCCGTTTCAACGACCTTCTGACCGAGCGCGGCGTGCGCCCGACCCTGATGTCGCCGGTCTGGCGCGCGGCGGCTTTCGCCCTCGGCGCCGGCACCGCCCTGATGGGCGACAAGGCCGCCCATGCTTGCACCGAGGCGGTCGAGTCGGTGATCGAAAAGCACTATGCCGGCCAGATCGCGGAACTGAAGGACCGCGATCCCGAGCTGGCCGCCGAGCTTTCGCAGTTCCGCGACGACGAACTGGCCCATCGTGACCTGGCCGTCGAGGAAGGCGCCCGCGAGGCCCCCGGCTATCCGCTGCTGAGCGCCGTGATCCAGGCCGGCTGCCGCGCCGCGATCAAGATCAGCGAAAAGATCTAA